From the genome of Chelonoidis abingdonii isolate Lonesome George chromosome 25, CheloAbing_2.0, whole genome shotgun sequence, one region includes:
- the AGO4 gene encoding protein argonaute-4, with product MLCYMIIYYLKLFSLTFTGPPASLFQPPRRPGLGTVGKPIRLLANHFQVQIPKIDVYHYDVDIKPEKRPRRVNREVVDTMVRHFKMQIFGDRQPGYDGKRNMYTAHPLPIGRDRVDMEVTLPGEGKDQTFKVSIQWVSVVSLQLLLEALAGHLNEVPEDSVQALDVITRHLPSMRYTPVGRSFFSPPEGYYHPLGGGREVWFGFHQSVRPAMWNMMLNIDVSATAFYRAQPIIEFMCEVLDIQNINEQTKPLTDSQRVKFTKEIRGLKVEVTHCGQMKRKYRVCNVTRRPASHQTFPLQLENGQAMECTVAQYFKQKYSLQLKYPHLPCLQVGQEQKHTYLPLEVCNIVAGQRCIKKLTDNQTSTMIKATARSAPDRQEEISRLVKSNSMVGGPDPYLKEFGIVVHNEMTELTGRVLPAPMLQYGGRNKTVATPNQGVWDMRGKQFYAGIEIKVWAVACFAPQKQCREDLLKSFTDQLRKISKDAGMPIQGQPCFCKYAQGADSVEPMFKHLKLTYVGLQLIVVILPGKTPVYAEVKRVGDTLLGMATQCVQVKNVVKTSPQTLSNLCLKINAKLGGINNVLVPHQRPSVFQQPVIFLGADVTHPPAGDGKKPSIAAVVGSMDGHPSRYCATVRVQTSRQETSQELLYSQEVIQDLTNMVRELLIQFYKSTRFKPTRIIYYRGGVSEGQMKQVAWPELIAIRKACISLEEDYRPGITYIVVQKRHHTRLFCADKTERVGKSGNVPAGTTVDSTITHPSEFDFYLCSHAGIQGTSRPSHYQVLWDDNCFTADELQLLTYQLCHTYVRCTRSVSIPAPAYYARLVAFRARYHLVDKDHDSAEGSHVSGQSNGRDPQALAKAVQIHHDTQHTMYFA from the exons ATGTTGTGTTACATGATCATTTATtatctcaaacttttttctttgactttcacagggcccccagccagcctcttcCAGCCACCCCGCCGCCCTGGCCTGGGAACTGTTGGGAAACCCATCCGTCTCTTAGCCAATCATTTTCAGGTGCAGATCCCTAAAATTGATGTTTATCACTATGATGTAGATATCAAACCAGAAAAGCGGCCCCGAAGAGTGAACAG GGAGGTGGTAGATACTATGGTGAGACACTTCAAGATGCAGATATTTGGTGATCGACAGCCAGGATATGATGGCAAAAGGAACATGTACACTGCACACCCATTGCCTATTGGGAGAGATAGG GTGGATATGGAGGTGACACTCCCAGGTGAGGGGAAGGACCAGACGTTTAAAGTGTCTATTCAGTGGGTGTCAGTGGTCAGCCTTCAGCTGCTTCTAGAAGCTCTGGCAGGGCATTTAAATGAAGTTCCTGAAGACTCTGTACAGGCACTTGATGTAATCACACGGCACCTTCCCTCCATGAG ATACACCCCTGTGGGCCGttccttcttctctcctcctgAAGGTTACTACCACCctctgggaggaggcagggaggttTGGTTTGGATTCCATCAATCGGTCAGGCCTGCCATGTGGAACATGATGCTCAATATTGATG TATCGGCGACTGCTTTCTATCGTGCCCAGCCTATCATTGAGTTCATGTGTGAGGTCCTGGACATTCAGAACATCAATGAACAGACCAAACCTCTTACAGACTCCCAGCGTGTTAAGTTTACCAAAGAAATCCGAG GTCTAAAAGTAGAGGTTACCCACTGTGGCCAGATGAAGAGAAAATACAGAGTTTGCAATGTTACCAGGCGACCAGCAAGCCATCAGAC GTTCCCTCTGCAGCTGGAAAATGGACAGGCTATGGAGTGTACGGTAGCTCAGTATTTTAAGCAAAAGTACAGTCTGCAGCTGAAGTATCCTCACCTTCCGTGTCTCCAAGTGGGACAGGAACAGAAACACACTTATTTACCACTTGAG GTGTGTAACATTGTGGCAGGCCAACGATGTATCAAGAAGCTAACAGACAATCAGACTTCAACTATGATAAAGGCAACTGCAAGGTCGGCACCAGATAGGCAGGAAGAAATCAGCAGACTT GTGAAGAGCAACAGTATGGTAGGTGGACCGGATCCGTATCTGAAGGAGTTTGGCATTGTGGTCCATAACGAAATGACAGAGTTAACAGGCAGAGTCTTGCCAGCGCCGATGCTGCAGTATGGAGGCCGG AACAAGACTGTAGCTACACCAAACCAGGGTGTTTGGGACATGAGAGGGAAACAGTTCTATGCTGGCATCGAGATTAAAGTTTGGGCTGTTGCCTGCTTTGCACCTCAAAAACAGTGCAGAGAAGACTTGCTCAA GAGTTTCACAGACCAGCTGCGCAAGATCTCAAAGGATGCAGGGATGCCAATCCAAGGCCAGCCATGTTTCTGTAAATACGCACAAGGCGCAGACAGCGTGGAGCCGATGTTCAAACACTTGAAGTTGACCTATGTTGGTCTGCAGCTCATCGTAGTGATCCTCCCTGGAAAGACACCTGTGTATG CTGAGGTTAAGCGTGTTGGTGACACTCTCTTAGGAATGGCCACGCAGTGTGTTCAGGTGAAGAATGTGGTAAAAACCTCACCCCAAACTCTGTCCAATCTTTGTCTGAAGATAAATGCAAAGCTTGGAGGGATCAACAATGTGCTTGTACCTCATCAAAG GCCCTCTGTGTTCCAGCAACCAGTGATCTTCCTGGGAGCAGATGTCACTCACCCTCCTGCTGGGGATGGAAAGAAGCCATCCATTGCTGCTGTGGTAGGCAGTATGGATGGCCACCCTAGTCGCTACTGTGCTACTGTGCGTGTGCAGACCTCCCGTCAGGAGACTTCccaggagttactgtacagtcAGGAAGTGATCCAGGACCTGACTAACATGGTACGAGAGCTGCTGATCCAGTTCTACAAATCTACTCGCTTCAAGCCCACACGGATCATTTACTATAGAGGAGGAGTTTCAGAGGGACAGATGAAACAG GTAGCTTGGCCAGAATTGATTGCAATCCGGAAGGCCTGTATCAGTTTGGAAGAAGATTATAGACCAGGAATAACCTACATTGTTGTGCAGAAAAGGCATCACACTAGACTCTTCTGTGCTGACAAAACTGAAAGG GTGGGTAAAAGTGGTAATGTACCAGCAGGCACTACCGTGGACAGCACCATCACACATCCCTCTGAATTTGACTTTTACCTCTGTAGCCATGCAGGAATTCAG GGTACCAGCCGCCCATCTCACTATCAGGTCTTGTGGGATGACAACTGTTTCACCGCAGATGAATTGCAGCTGCTAACCTACCAGCTGTGTCACACGTATGTCCGCTGTACAAGATCCGTCTCCATTCCAGCTCCTGCATACTATGCCAGGCTGGTAGCATTTAGGGCAAGATACCATCTTGTAGACAAGGATCATGATAG TGCTGAAGGCAGCCACGTTTCAGGACAGAGCAATGGCCGGGATCCCCAGGCTCTGGCAAAGGCAGTGCAAATCCACCATGATACCCAGCATACAATGTATTTTGCCTGA